One genomic window of Etheostoma spectabile isolate EspeVRDwgs_2016 chromosome 7, UIUC_Espe_1.0, whole genome shotgun sequence includes the following:
- the abhd6b gene encoding monoacylglycerol lipase ABHD6b — translation MAADLDVVNLFIIAGGTLAIPILAFVASFLLWPSALIKVYYWYWRRTLGLQVRYADCGGYRFCYASRGKPGMRPSILMLHGFSAHKDTWLTVVKYLPKHLHIVCVDMPGHEGTTRTNTEDYSIQGQVRRIHQFVETIRLNRKPFHVVGTAMGGNVAGVYAACYPSEICSMTLICPDGIRHPCETKFDNHLQDLKHSNYTLNIPLIPTTPEEMEDMFRLCSHVRFKIPQQILQGLVDVRQPHNTFYEEVFMEIVGETSRYALQEHLHLITAPLQVIWGKKDQVVDASGATVIAELVPGCRVDLLENCGHSVVMERPSRTAKLILEFIILQQDARGGTKKSS, via the exons ATGGCGGCTGATCTGGATGTGGTGAACTTGTTCATCATTGCGGGGGGAACACTGGCTATTCCCATCCTGGCCTTTGTTGCATCCTTCCTCCTCTGGCCCTCTGCACTCATTAAAGTGTATTACTG GTACTGGAGGAGGACTCTGGGCCTACAGGTGCGCTATGCAGACTGCGGTGGTTATCGCTTTTGTTACGCCTCCAGAGGAAAGCCTGGGATGAGACCCTCCATTTTGATGCTGCATGGCTTCTCTGCTCACAAAGACACATGGCTCACTGTTGTCAAG TATTTACCAAAACATCtgcatattgtgtgtgtggacatgccTGGTCATGAGGGAACAACGCGCACCAACACAGAGGACTACTCCATTCAGGGGCAGGTCAGAAGGATCCATCAG TTTGTGGAAACCATTCGATTAAACAGGAAACCTTTCCATGTGGTGGGAACTGCCATGGGGGGAAATGTAGCTGGGGTTTACGCAGCCTGCTACCCCTCAGAGATCTGTAGCATGACTCTCATTTGTCCAGACG GTATAAGACACCCATGTGAGACCAAATTTGACAATCATCTGCAGGACCTGAAGCACAGCAATTACACATTGAACATACCACTGATCCCTACTACACCAGAGGAGATGGAGGACATGTTCAGACTTTGTTCTCATGTTCGCTTTAAAATCCCTCAGCAG ATTCTGCAAGGACTGGTAGATGTTCGGCAGCCTCACAACACATTTTATGAAGAAG taTTTATGGAGATTGTTGGTGAGACATCAAGATATGCCTTACAGGAGCACTTACATCTGATCACTGCACCTTTACAAGTGATTTGGGGCAAAAAGGACCAG GTGGTGGATGCCTCTGGAGCTACAGTCATTGCAGAGCTGGTGCCTGGATGCAGAGTGGACCTGCTGGAGAACTGTGGACACTCTGTGGTGATGGAGAGGCCTTCTCGGACAGCCAAACTCATCCTGGAGTTCATCATCTTGCAGCAAGATGCCAGGGGTGGCACCAAGAAATCTTCCTGA
- the slmapb gene encoding sarcolemma associated protein b isoform X2 — protein MDEKELSDPLNNVTLIKDDLTRSNMGSSGDSEKMIQHLNDELREAQELANTEKHKCMELQGILQEERKENKQQADESAKQIKHLQGQLRQLQDEAGILREQIEVFSGSHDELQSARDEVKALKRALEAATAERDHDVATVQTNLVATSKDLEKWRQTANKYEREVDNLQRDLQQQSKQWQKTAEIQASELQSMQAECNGLQKECSVLRAEKQDSLNKHQKEKSGLQNECASLRAEKEELLKAHQKEKGNLQSDCAALRSEKEAMLQRQQQLEKDLASLRAQNAELSNSLKALKGSQQESEKRLAALQLQHQQDSAKLQTQLEEADSNSKALQREYEEAKTELSDLKDKYEKTVQEKQLLTDEFEECKANMKELQEKGTKKPWVIWGPVAAVVLTAVAAAVLFRT, from the exons ATGGATGAAAAAGAGCTGAGTGATCCCCTGAATAACGTAACGCTCATTAAAG ATGATCTGACCAGGTCAAATATGGGGTCCTCTGGAGACTCAGAGAAAATGATCCAGCACTTGAATGATGAACTTCGAGAAGCCCAGGAGCTAGCTAATACTGagaaacacaaatgcatggaGCTACaag GCATCCTgcaggaagagagaaaagaaaataagcaacaaGCTGATGAATCGGCAAAACAGATCAAACATCTTCAAG GCCAGCTGCGGCAGCTCCAAGATGAAGCGGGCATTCTCAGAGAGCAGATAGAGGTTTTTTCCGGTTCACATGATGAGCTACAAAGTGCACGTGACGAGGTGAAGGCTCTGAAACGTGCCCTGGAGGCAGCCACTGCTGAGCGGGACCATGACGTTGCCACTGTCCAGACCAACCTGGTAGCCACCTCGAAGGATCTGGAAAAATGGCGTCAGACTGCCAACAAATATGAGCGTGAGGTTGACAATCTACAGCGTGACCTTCAACAACAGAGCAAGCAGTGGCAGAAAACTGCAGAAATACAAG CCAGTGAGCTGCAGTCAATGCAGGCGGAGTGTAATGGCTTACAGAAGGAGTGTTCTGTCCTGCGAGCTGAAAAACAAGACTCCCTAAATAAGCACCAGAAGGAAAAGAGTGGTTTGCAAAATGAGTGTGCTTCCCTCAGGGCTGAGAAAGAGGAACTCCTCAAGGCTCACCAGAAAGAAAAGGGCAACCTGCAGAGTGACTGTGCAGCTCTGCGCTCTGAGAAAGAGGCAATGctgcagagacagcagcagctgGAGAAGGACCTCGCCAG TTTGCGTGCCCAGAACGCTGAGCTGAGCAACAGCCTCAAAGCCCTAAAGGGATCCCAGCAGGAGTCGGAGAAGAGGCTGGCGGCCCTGCAGCTCCAGCACCAGCAGGATAGCGCCAAGCTGCAAACCCAACTGGAGGAAGCTGACAGCAACAGCAAGGCTCTGCAGAGAGAG TATGAGGAGGCTAAGACGGAGCTGTCAGACCTAAAGGACAAATATGAGAAGACCGTGCAGGAAAAACAGTTGCTCACAGATGAGTTTGAGGAGTGCAAAGCCAACATGAAGGAGTTACAGGAGAAAGGGACAAAG AAACCATGGGTGATCTGGGGGCCTGTGGCTGCTGTGGTTCTAacagctgttgctgctgctgtgctcTTCAGGACCTGA
- the slmapb gene encoding sarcolemma associated protein b isoform X1 — MDEKELSDPLNNVTLIKDDLTRSNMGSSGDSEKMIQHLNDELREAQELANTEKHKCMELQGILQEERKENKQQADESAKQIKHLQGQLRQLQDEAGILREQIEVFSGSHDELQSARDEVKALKRALEAATAERDHDVATVQTNLVATSKDLEKWRQTANKYEREVDNLQRDLQQQSKQWQKTAEIQASELQSMQAECNGLQKECSVLRAEKQDSLNKHQKEKSGLQNECASLRAEKEELLKAHQKEKGNLQSDCAALRSEKEAMLQRQQQLEKDLASLRAQNAELSNSLKALKGSQQESEKRLAALQLQHQQDSAKLQTQLEEADSNSKALQREYEEAKTELSDLKDKYEKTVQEKQLLTDEFEECKANMKELQEKGTKTSQLLPVQAIVIGLILALLYWCFGALW, encoded by the exons ATGGATGAAAAAGAGCTGAGTGATCCCCTGAATAACGTAACGCTCATTAAAG ATGATCTGACCAGGTCAAATATGGGGTCCTCTGGAGACTCAGAGAAAATGATCCAGCACTTGAATGATGAACTTCGAGAAGCCCAGGAGCTAGCTAATACTGagaaacacaaatgcatggaGCTACaag GCATCCTgcaggaagagagaaaagaaaataagcaacaaGCTGATGAATCGGCAAAACAGATCAAACATCTTCAAG GCCAGCTGCGGCAGCTCCAAGATGAAGCGGGCATTCTCAGAGAGCAGATAGAGGTTTTTTCCGGTTCACATGATGAGCTACAAAGTGCACGTGACGAGGTGAAGGCTCTGAAACGTGCCCTGGAGGCAGCCACTGCTGAGCGGGACCATGACGTTGCCACTGTCCAGACCAACCTGGTAGCCACCTCGAAGGATCTGGAAAAATGGCGTCAGACTGCCAACAAATATGAGCGTGAGGTTGACAATCTACAGCGTGACCTTCAACAACAGAGCAAGCAGTGGCAGAAAACTGCAGAAATACAAG CCAGTGAGCTGCAGTCAATGCAGGCGGAGTGTAATGGCTTACAGAAGGAGTGTTCTGTCCTGCGAGCTGAAAAACAAGACTCCCTAAATAAGCACCAGAAGGAAAAGAGTGGTTTGCAAAATGAGTGTGCTTCCCTCAGGGCTGAGAAAGAGGAACTCCTCAAGGCTCACCAGAAAGAAAAGGGCAACCTGCAGAGTGACTGTGCAGCTCTGCGCTCTGAGAAAGAGGCAATGctgcagagacagcagcagctgGAGAAGGACCTCGCCAG TTTGCGTGCCCAGAACGCTGAGCTGAGCAACAGCCTCAAAGCCCTAAAGGGATCCCAGCAGGAGTCGGAGAAGAGGCTGGCGGCCCTGCAGCTCCAGCACCAGCAGGATAGCGCCAAGCTGCAAACCCAACTGGAGGAAGCTGACAGCAACAGCAAGGCTCTGCAGAGAGAG TATGAGGAGGCTAAGACGGAGCTGTCAGACCTAAAGGACAAATATGAGAAGACCGTGCAGGAAAAACAGTTGCTCACAGATGAGTTTGAGGAGTGCAAAGCCAACATGAAGGAGTTACAGGAGAAAGGGACAAAG ACATCCCAATTGCTGCCTGTTCAAGCCATAGTCATCGGCCTTATCCTGGCTTTGCTGTATTGGTGCTTCGGCGCATTGTGGTAG